From Streptomyces sp. Edi4, one genomic window encodes:
- a CDS encoding class I SAM-dependent methyltransferase: MDRTVRTVEDVLTLLDGHFAAEPEAGRLATGDGRDFWDGFYADRSRPVPFFVAKPDEHLAGHLDRGVITACGRALDLGCGPGRNALHLAARGFEVDAVDLSPVAVAWAEDRAREAGLDIRFHRGDAFALPGLDGPYDLIVDSGCFHHLAPHRRVTYLAFLDRVLAPGGHLALTCFAAGEQGMGCELTDEELYRAGTLGGGLAYTPEALRWIFSDLSEVEVRRMCEEDSGSPHFGREFLWAALFRRETPAGSRVTRW, translated from the coding sequence ATGGACCGGACCGTACGCACGGTGGAAGACGTTCTGACGCTTCTGGACGGGCACTTCGCGGCCGAACCCGAGGCGGGCCGCCTGGCGACCGGAGACGGCAGGGACTTCTGGGACGGCTTCTACGCGGACCGGTCACGGCCGGTCCCGTTCTTCGTGGCGAAACCTGACGAGCATCTGGCCGGCCACCTCGACCGGGGTGTGATCACCGCGTGCGGGCGGGCGCTCGACCTCGGGTGTGGGCCGGGACGCAATGCCCTCCATCTTGCGGCCCGTGGCTTCGAGGTGGACGCGGTCGACCTCTCCCCGGTCGCCGTCGCCTGGGCGGAGGACCGGGCGCGCGAGGCCGGTCTCGACATCCGCTTCCACCGGGGTGACGCCTTCGCGCTGCCCGGCCTTGACGGCCCCTACGACCTGATCGTCGATTCGGGCTGCTTCCACCACCTGGCCCCGCACCGCCGCGTCACCTACCTGGCCTTCCTCGATCGCGTACTGGCCCCCGGCGGCCATCTCGCCCTCACCTGTTTCGCCGCCGGCGAGCAGGGCATGGGCTGCGAGCTCACCGACGAAGAGCTCTACCGGGCAGGCACGTTGGGGGGCGGCCTGGCGTACACCCCCGAAGCGCTGCGCTGGATCTTCTCCGACCTGTCGGAGGTGGAAGTGCGCCGCATGTGTGAGGAGGATTCCGGGTCGCCGCACTTCGGCCGCGAATTCCTTTGGGCCGCCCTGTTCCGCCGCGAGACACCGGCCGGCTCGCGCGTCACGCGGTGGTGA
- a CDS encoding beta-ketoacyl-[acyl-carrier-protein] synthase family protein codes for MTGAAAITGIGLVTPCDVGTEGSWNGLLSGKSTASRDPALAGMPVDFSCQVPGLDAGSRLTPRLALRLDRFTQMALVAGREAVADARLDPLVWDGGRVAVVIGVGTASFDRLESEVVKLSSNRVRAVSPLLIPRSIPNMAAGEVALDLHARGPSLATSTACASGATALGTALMLLRTGVCDVAVAGGAESVCNRVSSAGFSQLGALSSRVHDPAGASRPFDAERDGFVLAEGAALLVLERPAHARARGARVHALLAGYGATCDAHHPTAPPSDGRGAAAAMRAALADALLSTDDIDHINTHGTSTPLNDAAEYRAIRSVFTEPPAVTANKGTWGHAIGAAGAIEAAVTALSLEHQTIPPTANHTTRDPAFDLDVVTQEPRPTRLRAALSNSFGFGGHNAVLVLTTA; via the coding sequence GTGACAGGGGCGGCGGCCATCACCGGCATCGGCCTTGTCACGCCGTGCGACGTGGGGACCGAAGGCTCGTGGAACGGGCTCCTTTCCGGCAAGTCGACCGCCTCCAGGGACCCGGCCCTCGCCGGGATGCCGGTCGACTTCTCCTGCCAAGTGCCGGGTCTGGACGCGGGGTCGAGACTCACCCCCCGGCTCGCGCTGCGCCTGGATCGCTTCACGCAGATGGCACTCGTCGCGGGCCGGGAAGCCGTCGCGGATGCCCGGCTCGATCCCCTCGTCTGGGACGGCGGCCGCGTCGCCGTCGTGATCGGTGTGGGGACCGCGAGCTTCGACCGGCTCGAAAGCGAGGTCGTCAAGCTCTCCTCGAACCGCGTCCGCGCCGTCTCCCCCCTCCTGATCCCCCGCAGCATCCCCAATATGGCCGCGGGTGAAGTAGCCCTCGATCTGCACGCCCGAGGACCCAGCCTCGCCACCAGCACCGCGTGCGCATCGGGCGCCACGGCGCTGGGGACGGCTCTCATGCTGCTGCGCACCGGCGTCTGCGACGTCGCCGTCGCCGGAGGCGCCGAGTCCGTGTGCAACCGCGTCTCGTCGGCCGGGTTCTCCCAGCTCGGCGCGTTGTCGAGCCGCGTTCACGATCCCGCGGGCGCCTCCCGTCCCTTCGACGCCGAGCGCGACGGCTTCGTCCTGGCGGAGGGCGCCGCGCTGCTGGTCCTTGAGCGCCCCGCGCACGCGCGAGCCCGGGGCGCGCGGGTCCACGCCTTGTTGGCCGGCTATGGGGCGACCTGTGACGCCCACCATCCGACCGCCCCGCCCAGCGACGGCCGGGGCGCCGCAGCCGCGATGCGCGCGGCGCTCGCGGACGCGCTCCTGAGCACCGACGACATCGACCACATCAACACCCACGGCACCAGCACGCCGCTCAACGACGCGGCCGAATACCGGGCCATCCGCAGCGTCTTCACCGAGCCGCCCGCCGTGACCGCCAACAAGGGGACCTGGGGGCACGCGATCGGGGCGGCCGGCGCCATCGAGGCCGCCGTGACCGCGCTGTCCCTGGAGCACCAGACCATTCCGCCGACGGCCAACCACACCACGCGGGACCCGGCGTTCGACCTCGATGTCGTCACCCAGGAGCCGCGCCCCACGAGGTTGAGGGCGGCCCTGAGCAATTCCTTCGGCTTCGGCGGTCACAACGCCGTACTCGTCCTCACCACCGCGTGA
- a CDS encoding acyl carrier protein, producing MAVLSDELVECLTQGLGVPPDTIAPDATFEDLGLDSLALLELTVIYQEKTGYEPTGITPQSTLLEASTALQAHDDPAGAAPPLAKGTP from the coding sequence ATGGCCGTTCTCAGTGACGAACTCGTGGAGTGCCTGACCCAGGGGCTCGGCGTGCCCCCCGACACCATCGCCCCGGACGCCACCTTCGAAGACCTCGGTCTCGACTCGCTCGCCCTGCTCGAACTCACCGTCATCTACCAGGAGAAGACCGGTTACGAGCCCACCGGCATCACCCCGCAGTCCACGCTCCTTGAAGCCAGCACCGCGCTCCAGGCGCACGACGACCCCGCCGGCGCCGCTCCGCCCCTCGCCAAGGGGACGCCGTGA
- a CDS encoding AarF/UbiB family protein — protein MSRARAQLLLKVVAQLAARELPRRRGPASPDSRDSTDRARRRAADIRASLERLGPLYIKIGQILSTRQDLVPQTLATELESLHDQTTALPFSAMRPVLEAELGPAWASRFKDFDVSRPLGSASLAQAYSAQLTTGESVVVKVQRPGVREVVSEDMRMIRAAARLGARRAPYFTMTIDLEAMLGVVFDAMRPECDFTLEASNMDAARRSVSGFDNLEVPEVVHATPRVLVQTMAPGTSIRDADPTAFKDEERVAIGTSLLTFMYHGYFTDRRFHADPHPGNIFVCPSGPTTLIDWGMVGHVDRRVSMSVVLILLGLARNDGPSVAAGWLEMGRPTQWADVSGFGQDMAALVPKIHAASLEHLNFGAALGNVLKCSTRRGIQTSPMISILAKSFANIEGSVRYLAPELSVTDVFVENMRDVLFAYACEAVSEEQLATHLMQVIAAAGSLPGELRAITRALAQGDLTLQAAPVQAGRLSLVENRLDDRTRYMTRRLVALGALAWWAHARRRPRT, from the coding sequence GTGAGCCGGGCCCGAGCCCAGCTGCTCCTGAAGGTGGTGGCCCAGCTGGCCGCACGCGAACTGCCCCGCCGGCGCGGCCCGGCCTCCCCGGACAGCAGGGACTCCACGGACCGGGCCCGCCGCCGCGCCGCGGACATCCGGGCGTCCCTCGAACGGCTCGGCCCGCTCTACATCAAGATCGGCCAGATCCTCTCCACCCGCCAGGACCTCGTCCCCCAGACCCTGGCCACCGAACTCGAAAGCCTCCACGACCAGACCACGGCCCTGCCCTTCAGCGCCATGAGGCCCGTCCTCGAAGCCGAACTCGGGCCGGCCTGGGCAAGCCGGTTCAAGGACTTCGACGTGTCCCGGCCGCTGGGGTCGGCCTCGCTCGCCCAGGCCTACAGTGCCCAACTCACCACCGGGGAGAGCGTGGTGGTGAAGGTGCAGCGGCCGGGGGTGCGCGAAGTCGTCAGCGAGGACATGCGCATGATCAGGGCGGCGGCCCGCCTCGGCGCCAGGCGCGCACCCTACTTCACCATGACCATCGATCTGGAGGCCATGCTCGGCGTCGTCTTCGACGCGATGCGGCCGGAGTGCGACTTCACCCTCGAAGCGTCCAACATGGACGCCGCGCGCCGGTCGGTCTCGGGGTTCGACAACCTTGAGGTGCCCGAGGTGGTCCACGCCACGCCGCGCGTCCTCGTCCAGACCATGGCTCCGGGCACCAGCATCCGTGACGCGGACCCCACGGCGTTCAAGGACGAGGAGCGGGTGGCCATCGGTACCAGCCTGCTCACCTTCATGTACCACGGCTATTTCACCGACCGCAGATTCCACGCGGACCCCCACCCCGGCAACATCTTCGTCTGCCCCTCGGGTCCGACCACCTTGATCGACTGGGGCATGGTCGGCCATGTGGACCGGCGCGTCAGCATGAGCGTGGTTCTCATCCTGCTGGGGCTCGCCCGCAACGACGGGCCCTCGGTGGCGGCCGGCTGGCTGGAGATGGGACGGCCCACGCAATGGGCCGATGTGTCCGGGTTCGGCCAGGACATGGCCGCCCTGGTGCCCAAGATCCATGCCGCGTCCCTGGAACACCTCAACTTCGGCGCCGCACTGGGCAATGTCCTCAAGTGCTCCACCAGACGCGGCATACAGACGAGCCCCATGATCTCGATACTGGCCAAGTCCTTCGCCAACATCGAGGGGTCGGTGCGCTATCTGGCCCCCGAGCTGTCCGTCACGGACGTCTTCGTGGAGAACATGCGCGACGTTCTCTTCGCCTACGCCTGTGAGGCGGTCTCGGAGGAACAGCTCGCCACCCATCTGATGCAGGTGATCGCGGCCGCCGGGTCTCTGCCGGGCGAACTGCGTGCCATCACCCGCGCTCTGGCGCAGGGCGATCTCACGCTCCAGGCGGCGCCCGTCCAGGCCGGCCGGCTCTCCCTGGTGGAGAACCGCCTGGACGACCGCACCCGGTATATGACCCGTCGCCTGGTCGCCCTCGGCGCCCTCGCGTGGTGGGCCCACGCCCGCCGCCGCCCGCGCACCTGA
- a CDS encoding fatty acyl-AMP ligase has translation MSSFAHCLREQAERLGDKRWFAFVDHRGDAMVETGRITFAELDRRARSLALRLGEEGVTDQAVLLLYPAGLPFLSAFFGCLYARSIAVPSPLPATDPRALERAEKIIQDTGARLILTDSAHVDALRLWLGTVGRAGTVECLATDTAQLPSGDAWVPPAVDEGTTAYVQYTSGSTGEPRGVVVSHGNLLHNSAAINTVIRSPESGSGAGWLPHYHDMGLVGQLLQPVYAGGNMVFTSPITFVARPLIWLRMIDKYRAAFTMAPNFAYEWLLRGTRDEDLKKLDISCLQWALNGAEPVRVSTLRKVVDRLGPIGFAPRAWAPAYGMAESTVLVAGSPRGLGPCVRRLDPAALERHEAVLAQLGAPGVELASSGRPVGADLRIVDPGSRTQLPAGRVGEIWVAGPSVAQGYWRQETATRDTFGARLDDGTGPFLRTGDLGFLLEDELFVTGRLKEMIILNGRNLYPQDIEEAGRDAHAATGAAAAFGVDTGREHVVLVQEADAKKLDGLSYAELGARVKKSVKAAAGAPVSLFLVARNTVPRTTSGKIQRARTREDLLAGRVDPLYVDAHPEIRACLPASSAPCAPSAPPAPSTPSTPSTPSTPSTPSTPSTASG, from the coding sequence ATGAGCTCCTTCGCGCACTGCCTGCGGGAACAGGCTGAACGGCTCGGCGACAAGCGGTGGTTCGCGTTCGTGGACCACCGGGGGGACGCGATGGTGGAGACCGGGCGGATCACCTTCGCCGAGCTGGACCGCCGGGCGCGCTCCCTCGCGCTGCGCCTGGGTGAGGAGGGCGTGACCGACCAGGCGGTGCTCCTCCTCTACCCGGCGGGCCTGCCGTTCCTGAGCGCCTTCTTCGGCTGCCTGTACGCGCGCTCCATCGCGGTCCCGTCCCCGCTGCCGGCCACCGATCCACGGGCGCTCGAACGGGCGGAGAAGATCATCCAGGACACCGGCGCCCGGCTGATCCTCACCGACTCGGCGCATGTGGACGCGTTGCGGCTCTGGCTGGGGACGGTCGGCCGGGCCGGCACGGTGGAGTGCCTGGCCACCGACACCGCGCAGCTCCCCTCCGGTGACGCCTGGGTCCCGCCGGCCGTGGACGAGGGGACCACGGCCTATGTGCAGTACACCTCGGGTTCCACCGGCGAACCGCGCGGAGTGGTCGTCTCGCACGGGAACCTCCTGCACAACTCCGCCGCGATCAACACCGTCATCCGCTCGCCGGAGTCGGGATCCGGGGCCGGCTGGCTGCCGCACTACCACGACATGGGTCTGGTCGGTCAGCTCCTGCAACCCGTCTACGCAGGGGGCAACATGGTTTTCACCTCCCCCATCACCTTCGTCGCCCGGCCCCTGATCTGGCTGCGGATGATCGACAAGTACCGGGCCGCCTTCACGATGGCCCCCAACTTCGCCTACGAGTGGCTGCTGCGCGGCACGCGGGACGAAGACCTCAAGAAACTCGACATCTCCTGTCTGCAATGGGCCCTCAACGGCGCGGAACCGGTCCGTGTCTCCACGCTGCGCAAGGTGGTCGACCGGCTCGGTCCCATCGGTTTCGCGCCGCGCGCCTGGGCACCCGCCTACGGCATGGCAGAGTCGACCGTCCTGGTGGCCGGAAGCCCGCGCGGCCTGGGTCCCTGCGTGCGGCGCCTCGACCCGGCGGCCCTGGAACGCCATGAGGCCGTCCTCGCCCAACTCGGCGCGCCAGGAGTCGAGTTGGCGTCCAGCGGCCGTCCCGTCGGGGCGGATCTGCGGATCGTGGATCCCGGCTCCCGTACGCAGCTTCCGGCCGGTCGCGTCGGCGAGATCTGGGTGGCGGGGCCGAGCGTCGCCCAGGGCTACTGGCGGCAGGAAACAGCGACGCGCGACACCTTCGGGGCTCGCCTGGACGACGGCACGGGGCCCTTCCTGCGCACCGGCGATCTGGGGTTCCTCCTGGAGGACGAACTCTTCGTCACCGGACGCCTCAAGGAAATGATCATCTTGAACGGGCGCAATCTGTACCCCCAGGACATCGAGGAGGCCGGCCGGGACGCGCACGCGGCCACCGGGGCGGCGGCGGCCTTCGGGGTCGACACCGGACGCGAGCACGTCGTACTGGTCCAGGAGGCCGACGCGAAGAAACTCGACGGACTCTCTTACGCCGAGCTGGGCGCTCGCGTCAAAAAGAGCGTGAAGGCCGCGGCCGGCGCACCGGTGAGCCTCTTTCTGGTGGCGCGCAACACCGTTCCCCGCACCACCAGCGGAAAGATCCAGCGCGCGCGGACGCGCGAGGACCTGTTGGCGGGACGCGTCGATCCGCTGTACGTCGACGCGCACCCCGAGATCAGGGCGTGCCTCCCGGCCTCTTCTGCCCCCTGTGCCCCCTCTGCCCCGCCCGCACCGTCCACACCGTCCACACCGTCCACACCGTCCACACCGTCCACACCGTCCACACCGTCCACCGCATCAGGATGA
- a CDS encoding acyl carrier protein, with the protein MARQDIVRELSAILQDVTDTPAERVGESAAFVADLELDSLRMVQVVVAAEDRFGVTISDEDAWELRTVAEAVTYIERALRSAGRDVPSAPAAPGLGAGTGGWGA; encoded by the coding sequence ATGGCCAGGCAGGACATCGTTCGAGAACTGAGCGCCATCCTCCAGGACGTCACGGACACACCGGCCGAACGGGTCGGCGAGAGTGCCGCGTTCGTGGCCGACCTGGAGCTCGACTCCCTGCGCATGGTGCAGGTCGTCGTGGCCGCCGAGGACAGGTTCGGCGTCACCATCAGCGACGAGGACGCCTGGGAGCTGCGGACGGTGGCCGAGGCGGTGACGTACATCGAGCGGGCGCTGCGGTCCGCCGGGCGCGACGTACCAAGCGCTCCGGCGGCGCCCGGGCTCGGGGCCGGGACGGGGGGTTGGGGCGCATGA
- a CDS encoding aldehyde dehydrogenase family protein, producing the protein MTISEDRTVLPTDPVPATPTLSFASFVGGREVEGEADWAYTVRAAALIDDPLGATAYKRSLDQGKMSPSEYPEIVLGRCALAGPELTRAALRAAAEAAVPWAAVPFDRRLRFAESFRRAVEEHVPQLIELLVGEGHPRRLAVSEVSNLLAFFGPQTTGWCAAQMLTEVQDGDRALALRRRPDGVVCVQPPQNTPLLSVGVALQALIAGNSLVVRLSRQAPLAAMHLVQRVAAPVLAELGAPPGVLSALCADPGTTLSAWLASPYVDDIFYFGDSTRGLRLQRDCLERGKKPVLELAGNDVVVVWDDADLDHATEAITESFYAAGQICCAPNVVVAHPAIADELLARLVKVAQTLRPGYPEDPEVVLVPTPNAAGYDAALADARAHGAQVLTGGRHLDVDGRERDTGIFLEPAVARVDGLARARRLRAVSQETFFPLLTVVVPAAEDDAPLLDAVLDFAGANAYGLRCSLWARDEHVVAEFLGRTAAYGQLRVNDSHLLSGPYLSNHGGTGLSGGPFGEANYPMLRTSHLQTVSVARGASPRGMLSEAVERTVNGVSLPLRVPPPVRGKETHPRGWPPEDLPGGLPAPFTPRFQQDPHPTLKWLRENRPVSQIVTPDGVGWLLTRYDDVRTAHRDKRVSCDSKRTPAGILWGGEWPAELRERLFTHLLDTDDPRHGELRHLMAPLFTPQRQKEWHTRITEIANERVDRMAARGHGDLMAEVAYPLGAHVLFSVLGAPAPDLPLLRALTWRLVDWNTTVPYFRALTYQADDMMGAILAEKRRQPGDDLLSLLVRACDEERLITEDELQGMFLLMLVAGQDPSINSIGNSMHTLLTHPREMELLRAEPELLPSATDELLRYNSPLTFTSWRGTLEPVEFSGVTVPANESLIVSLGSANRDAARFTDPDELDFRRTPNPHLAYGHGVHYCLGAQIGRLTAETAIGTLLRRLPDLRLAGEVRWRPGQFERGLEALPVAWSPDAVRPQ; encoded by the coding sequence ATGACGATCTCGGAAGATCGCACAGTCCTGCCCACGGACCCGGTGCCGGCCACACCCACCCTCAGCTTCGCCTCTTTCGTAGGGGGCAGGGAGGTGGAGGGCGAGGCGGACTGGGCGTACACCGTTCGTGCCGCCGCGTTGATCGATGACCCGCTGGGGGCCACCGCGTACAAGCGGTCGCTCGACCAGGGAAAGATGTCGCCCAGTGAGTACCCGGAGATCGTTCTGGGCCGGTGCGCGCTGGCGGGACCCGAGCTGACGCGGGCCGCGCTGCGGGCCGCCGCGGAAGCGGCCGTCCCCTGGGCCGCGGTGCCGTTCGACCGGCGTCTGCGGTTCGCCGAATCGTTCCGGCGGGCGGTCGAGGAGCACGTGCCGCAGCTGATCGAGCTGCTTGTCGGCGAAGGGCACCCGCGGCGCCTGGCCGTGTCGGAGGTCTCCAACCTCCTCGCGTTCTTCGGACCCCAGACCACGGGCTGGTGCGCCGCCCAGATGCTCACCGAAGTACAGGACGGCGACCGTGCCCTCGCGCTGCGCCGCCGGCCCGACGGCGTGGTCTGCGTGCAGCCCCCGCAGAACACTCCCCTGCTCAGCGTGGGTGTCGCCCTCCAGGCACTGATCGCGGGCAACAGCCTGGTCGTCCGGCTGTCGCGGCAGGCACCGCTGGCGGCGATGCATCTCGTGCAGCGGGTGGCCGCTCCGGTCCTCGCGGAGCTGGGTGCGCCACCGGGAGTGCTTTCGGCGCTGTGCGCGGACCCGGGCACGACGCTCTCCGCCTGGCTGGCCAGCCCGTACGTGGACGACATCTTCTATTTCGGCGACAGCACGCGCGGCCTGCGGCTTCAGCGTGACTGTCTGGAACGCGGCAAGAAGCCGGTACTCGAACTGGCCGGCAACGATGTGGTCGTGGTCTGGGACGACGCCGACCTCGACCACGCCACGGAAGCGATCACCGAGTCCTTCTACGCGGCCGGCCAGATCTGCTGTGCCCCCAACGTCGTGGTCGCCCATCCCGCGATCGCCGACGAACTCCTGGCCAGGCTGGTGAAGGTGGCGCAGACGCTGCGTCCCGGCTACCCGGAGGACCCTGAGGTCGTTTTGGTCCCGACGCCCAACGCGGCGGGCTACGACGCCGCGTTGGCCGACGCCCGCGCGCACGGCGCCCAGGTCCTCACGGGAGGACGGCACCTGGACGTGGACGGTCGGGAGCGGGACACCGGCATCTTCCTGGAGCCCGCCGTGGCGCGCGTGGACGGCCTGGCCCGGGCGCGCCGGCTGCGCGCCGTCAGCCAGGAGACGTTCTTCCCGCTGCTGACCGTGGTGGTTCCCGCAGCCGAGGACGACGCGCCGCTCCTGGACGCCGTCCTGGACTTCGCCGGGGCGAACGCGTACGGACTGCGCTGCTCGTTGTGGGCGCGCGACGAGCACGTCGTCGCGGAGTTCCTTGGGCGCACCGCGGCTTATGGCCAGTTGCGGGTGAACGATTCACATCTGCTGTCGGGGCCGTACCTGTCCAACCACGGCGGCACCGGTCTCAGCGGTGGCCCGTTCGGCGAGGCGAACTATCCGATGCTGCGCACCAGCCATCTCCAGACGGTCTCGGTCGCCAGGGGGGCCTCGCCGCGCGGGATGCTGAGCGAAGCCGTCGAGCGGACGGTCAACGGCGTCTCCCTTCCGCTGCGGGTTCCGCCGCCGGTTCGCGGCAAGGAGACCCACCCGCGGGGATGGCCGCCGGAGGATCTGCCCGGTGGCCTGCCCGCCCCCTTCACCCCGCGCTTCCAGCAGGACCCGCACCCCACGCTCAAGTGGCTGCGTGAGAACCGCCCGGTGAGCCAAATCGTCACACCGGACGGCGTCGGATGGCTCCTGACCCGGTACGACGACGTACGCACGGCCCACCGGGACAAGCGCGTCAGCTGCGACAGCAAGCGCACTCCGGCCGGGATCCTGTGGGGCGGCGAATGGCCGGCGGAACTGCGTGAGCGGCTGTTCACGCATCTGCTGGACACCGACGACCCGCGCCACGGCGAACTGCGCCATCTGATGGCCCCGCTGTTCACCCCGCAGCGACAGAAGGAATGGCACACCCGGATCACCGAGATCGCCAACGAGCGCGTCGACCGGATGGCCGCTCGCGGCCACGGGGACCTCATGGCCGAGGTCGCCTACCCGCTGGGCGCGCACGTCCTGTTCTCCGTCCTCGGCGCCCCCGCCCCCGACCTGCCGCTCCTGCGCGCCCTGACCTGGCGCCTGGTCGACTGGAACACCACGGTGCCCTATTTCCGGGCGCTGACCTACCAGGCCGACGACATGATGGGTGCCATCCTCGCCGAGAAGCGCCGGCAGCCGGGCGATGATCTGCTCTCCCTGCTCGTACGGGCCTGCGACGAGGAACGGCTCATCACCGAGGACGAGTTGCAGGGCATGTTCTTGCTGATGCTGGTGGCGGGGCAGGACCCCAGCATCAACAGCATCGGGAACAGCATGCACACGCTGCTCACCCACCCCCGGGAGATGGAGCTGCTGCGGGCCGAACCCGAACTGCTCCCCAGCGCGACGGACGAACTGCTGCGGTACAACAGCCCGCTGACGTTCACCAGTTGGCGCGGCACGCTGGAGCCGGTGGAGTTCAGCGGGGTGACCGTCCCCGCCAACGAATCACTGATCGTCTCCCTGGGCTCGGCCAACCGCGACGCGGCCCGCTTCACCGACCCGGACGAGCTGGACTTCCGGCGCACCCCCAACCCGCATCTGGCGTACGGACACGGGGTGCACTACTGCCTGGGTGCGCAGATCGGCAGGCTGACCGCCGAGACGGCGATCGGGACACTGCTGCGGCGACTGCCCGACCTGCGCCTTGCGGGGGAAGTGCGCTGGCGCCCGGGCCAGTTCGAGCGGGGTCTTGAGGCCCTGCCGGTGGCCTGGAGCCCGGACGCCGTCCGCCCCCAGTGA
- a CDS encoding ATP-binding protein: MAKDSSLKAVGWARSLPLNSGVKEARDWTRAHLATLDWAQRAPEVVDAVLLTVSELVTNAHVHAHSAAQLILTWDEECLHVTVHDSSPQLPEQRAPDAEAPGGRGLVLIDALSHEWHAYPCPRGKNVTACFQPSAPADTEVTGAG; this comes from the coding sequence GTGGCGAAGGACTCATCACTCAAAGCCGTGGGGTGGGCGCGCTCCCTGCCGCTGAACAGTGGCGTCAAAGAGGCCAGGGACTGGACGCGGGCCCATCTGGCGACGCTCGACTGGGCCCAGCGGGCGCCGGAGGTCGTGGACGCGGTGCTCCTGACCGTGTCCGAGCTGGTCACCAACGCCCACGTACACGCCCACAGCGCAGCGCAGTTGATCCTCACCTGGGACGAGGAGTGTCTGCACGTGACCGTGCACGACTCCTCGCCGCAACTGCCCGAGCAGCGCGCCCCGGACGCCGAGGCGCCGGGAGGGCGTGGCCTGGTGCTGATCGACGCCCTCTCGCACGAGTGGCACGCCTATCCCTGTCCACGCGGCAAGAACGTGACAGCGTGCTTCCAGCCGTCGGCCCCGGCCGACACCGAGGTGACCGGGGCCGGTTGA
- a CDS encoding MarR family winged helix-turn-helix transcriptional regulator: MDKKQDEKQDVDEKQKARLFELADLILAIGRHIHAAKSDPAEAWTPLEAAVMRFVDHQPGATAGQAAEATRLISSNFSRALRKLEEKGLVRRESDPDDARRVRLYPTPKAGENLRRLEDVWGGLLAEAVPDGAEADDMIVVLRRIEAQLLARSRGGAQRD; the protein is encoded by the coding sequence GTGGACAAGAAGCAGGACGAGAAGCAGGACGTGGACGAGAAGCAGAAGGCCAGACTGTTCGAGCTGGCCGACCTGATCCTGGCGATCGGCCGGCACATCCATGCCGCCAAGTCGGACCCGGCGGAGGCGTGGACACCGCTCGAAGCGGCGGTCATGCGCTTCGTCGACCACCAGCCGGGCGCCACCGCCGGCCAGGCGGCGGAGGCCACCCGGCTCATCTCCAGCAACTTCAGCCGCGCCCTGCGCAAGTTGGAGGAGAAGGGACTGGTGCGCAGGGAATCCGATCCCGATGACGCGCGACGCGTACGCCTGTATCCGACGCCGAAAGCCGGTGAGAATCTGCGCCGCCTCGAGGACGTCTGGGGCGGCCTCCTGGCCGAGGCCGTTCCCGACGGTGCCGAGGCGGACGACATGATCGTCGTTCTCCGGCGCATCGAGGCGCAGCTCCTTGCCCGAAGCCGCGGCGGCGCGCAGCGCGACTGA